The following proteins are encoded in a genomic region of Flammeovirga pectinis:
- a CDS encoding SPOR domain-containing protein: protein MKIKNQIFSCAVLVLALLLSTSSFAQSKKKLKQMNEQLTTENTELRKGKTDLEKKSNSLTAMNDQLKYEVDGLKSDISSLQQQNEKLQTEVDALESENSELVASAEVAANTTSSGTSVSSGSNMPASTGQCSSRQGQLQANHTYFVNLSSQIISHGWGVQVYSSRELCDAQGYAEKFQEHYKMWKTYVKVTEEGGSQVYSVVYGSLKYQDQAKVYLENFKKIGRNSDEQNAVLVQH, encoded by the coding sequence ATGAAAATCAAAAATCAAATTTTTTCTTGTGCTGTCCTTGTACTTGCACTTTTATTGTCGACTTCATCTTTTGCTCAAAGTAAAAAGAAATTAAAGCAGATGAACGAGCAATTAACTACTGAAAATACTGAACTTAGAAAAGGTAAAACGGATTTAGAAAAAAAATCTAACTCGTTAACTGCGATGAATGATCAGTTGAAGTATGAAGTTGATGGCTTAAAGTCAGATATTAGTTCTTTACAACAACAGAATGAAAAATTACAAACTGAAGTAGATGCTTTAGAATCTGAAAATAGTGAATTAGTAGCTTCTGCAGAAGTTGCAGCTAACACTACTTCTTCAGGAACTTCGGTTTCATCTGGTTCAAACATGCCTGCTAGTACAGGTCAATGTTCAAGCCGTCAAGGTCAATTACAGGCTAACCATACTTATTTTGTAAATTTAAGTAGTCAAATTATTTCTCATGGATGGGGTGTACAAGTATACTCTTCTAGAGAATTATGTGATGCACAAGGTTATGCTGAGAAGTTCCAAGAGCATTATAAAATGTGGAAAACATATGTGAAAGTTACAGAAGAAGGTGGAAGCCAAGTATATTCTGTAGTTTATGGTTCGTTAAAATACCAAGATCAAGCTAAAGTTTATTTAGAAAACTTTAAAAAGATTGGACGTAATTCTGATGAGCAAAATGCAGTTTTAGTACAACACTAA
- a CDS encoding DUF1684 domain-containing protein encodes MKPSTFLKGIVFLFVVIFLGYSYFNSTSEEDTQKYITEITSEREKKDTEFKDESSSPLTEDEKLIFKALSYFPVNADFKVNASLEWYGLPKTVKIKTTKGLPRNYKKVALAKFHLNGKSLSLTLLADAMRNPLTKDVVMVLFTDKTSGKDTYGAGRYIELHNVKKGQLQTTIDFNTSYNPYCAYNENFDCPIPPSENHLETEVKVGEKIFKKH; translated from the coding sequence ATGAAACCTTCAACTTTTTTAAAAGGAATTGTATTCCTATTTGTTGTAATCTTTCTAGGTTACTCTTATTTCAACTCTACCTCTGAAGAAGATACTCAAAAGTATATTACAGAAATCACCTCTGAAAGAGAAAAAAAAGATACTGAATTCAAAGACGAAAGTTCATCTCCTCTTACTGAAGATGAGAAATTGATATTCAAAGCGTTAAGTTATTTTCCAGTAAATGCTGATTTTAAAGTAAATGCATCTTTAGAATGGTACGGTTTACCAAAAACAGTAAAAATTAAAACAACAAAAGGGCTTCCAAGAAATTATAAAAAAGTAGCACTTGCTAAATTTCATTTAAACGGAAAAAGTCTTTCACTTACTTTATTGGCCGATGCTATGCGTAATCCGCTAACAAAAGATGTTGTTATGGTATTATTTACAGATAAAACTTCTGGAAAAGATACTTATGGGGCTGGAAGATATATTGAATTACACAATGTAAAAAAAGGACAACTTCAAACCACTATTGACTTCAATACTTCTTATAATCCATATTGTGCATACAATGAAAATTTTGATTGCCCGATACCACCAAGCGAAAATCATTTAGAAACTGAAGTAAAAGTGGGAGAGAAAATTTTTAAGAAACATTGA
- a CDS encoding DMT family transporter: MIPIINIYINLTSLEIVFIRTFLALAVVFCVLIYKKIDLRVRTSHILLLVFTGVLTSIYWVLFVTAAKTSNTSVTLVGMATTPIWVSFIYPIFSKEKPTFNETMTGMCALFGVYMIFSSSFAYSSGMFTAIFAAFFAAIVTILTSRLSKKYNNLVITFYQMIGAFASTAITLPYYLKHIKVGAFTYPSITDFALILVLAIVFSIIAYSSIVAIMKKINPFSVALANNLSPIYGGIMAYFFFGESEIMDIYFYGGAFLIAFAILAVPLSKILFNLDNIIPEEDV, translated from the coding sequence ATGATTCCTATTATAAATATTTACATCAATCTTACGTCTCTTGAAATTGTTTTTATTAGAACATTTCTTGCCCTGGCTGTTGTTTTTTGTGTATTAATTTACAAAAAAATTGATTTAAGAGTCAGGACTTCTCACATTCTACTTCTTGTATTTACAGGTGTTCTAACTTCAATTTACTGGGTTTTATTTGTTACAGCTGCCAAAACCTCTAATACCTCGGTAACTCTTGTAGGAATGGCAACTACCCCTATTTGGGTGAGTTTTATCTATCCTATTTTTTCTAAAGAGAAACCTACATTTAACGAAACAATGACAGGAATGTGTGCTTTATTTGGTGTGTACATGATTTTCAGTTCAAGCTTTGCCTATAGTAGCGGAATGTTTACAGCAATATTTGCCGCATTTTTTGCTGCTATTGTTACTATTCTAACATCTAGATTATCTAAAAAATACAATAACTTAGTTATTACTTTTTACCAAATGATTGGAGCTTTTGCCTCTACAGCAATTACACTACCTTATTATTTAAAACACATAAAAGTAGGTGCATTTACTTATCCTTCAATTACGGATTTTGCTTTAATTTTGGTATTAGCTATCGTCTTTTCAATTATTGCTTATTCTTCTATTGTAGCAATAATGAAGAAAATTAACCCTTTTAGTGTAGCTCTTGCAAATAATTTATCACCAATTTATGGAGGTATAATGGCCTATTTCTTTTTTGGGGAAAGTGAAATTATGGATATCTATTTTTACGGAGGAGCTTTTTTAATAGCATTTGCCATTTTAGCTGTACCGTTATCTAAAATTCTATTTAACTTAGATAATATCATCCCTGAAGAGGATGTATAG
- a CDS encoding CesT family type III secretion system chaperone — MNNFEKVKGYLINLGYDIKSEDQTEELFIISDEEEGLLNVIVDCEDPILIIEMHLLDLTDNNSEFYRTLLEKNRECVHGAFVIDAVGNRVLFRDTLELENLDENEIEGTLNAFKLVIGENYDLLLNYAHN; from the coding sequence ATGAACAATTTTGAAAAGGTAAAAGGCTATTTGATCAACCTAGGTTACGATATTAAAAGCGAAGACCAAACTGAAGAATTATTTATTATTTCTGATGAAGAAGAAGGACTTTTAAATGTAATTGTAGATTGTGAAGATCCAATTTTAATAATTGAGATGCACCTTTTAGATTTAACTGATAATAACTCAGAATTCTACCGTACTTTATTAGAGAAAAACAGAGAGTGTGTGCATGGTGCATTTGTAATTGATGCAGTAGGCAATAGAGTATTATTTAGAGATACTTTAGAGCTTGAAAATTTAGACGAAAATGAAATTGAGGGTACATTAAATGCCTTTAAACTTGTTATTGGCGAAAATTACGATTTATTACTCAATTACGCACACAACTAA
- a CDS encoding PspA/IM30 family protein: MSFFKRIFGWMSAETNAALDSLEDPIKMTDQGIRDLKKDLDESLQGLAQVKAISIRTRKEYEQHRQAAGDWERKAVLLLQKASSGQIDAADADRLATEALSKKEQAVQAAATHEKMVNQNDGQVAKMEQNVQRLKSQISQWENEAKTLKARAKVSEASSKINKQLASIDSTSTVSMLERMKNKVEEQEALAESYGEIADSNVSIDEEINKAIGPGAGSSSLALEELKEKMKLGAGKSDSTSASATNEGQSDLDKLKEQLKDK, translated from the coding sequence ATGTCATTTTTTAAAAGGATATTTGGATGGATGTCTGCAGAAACAAATGCAGCTTTAGATAGTTTAGAAGACCCAATTAAAATGACGGATCAAGGGATTCGTGATTTAAAAAAGGATTTAGATGAAAGTTTACAGGGGTTAGCTCAAGTAAAAGCAATATCTATAAGAACTAGAAAAGAATACGAACAGCACCGTCAGGCAGCTGGTGATTGGGAAAGAAAAGCAGTTTTACTTTTACAAAAAGCGAGCTCAGGACAAATTGATGCTGCAGATGCAGATAGATTAGCCACAGAAGCACTTTCTAAAAAAGAACAGGCTGTTCAAGCGGCGGCTACTCATGAGAAAATGGTGAATCAAAATGATGGACAAGTTGCTAAAATGGAGCAAAATGTACAACGTTTAAAATCGCAAATTTCACAATGGGAAAATGAAGCGAAAACATTAAAAGCAAGAGCAAAAGTATCAGAAGCTTCTTCAAAAATCAATAAACAACTTGCTAGTATAGATTCTACAAGTACTGTTTCTATGTTGGAAAGAATGAAGAATAAAGTGGAGGAACAAGAAGCTTTAGCAGAATCTTATGGAGAAATTGCAGATTCAAATGTTTCTATTGACGAAGAAATTAATAAAGCAATTGGACCAGGTGCTGGCTCATCTTCTTTAGCTTTAGAAGAGCTTAAAGAAAAAATGAAATTAGGAGCAGGTAAGAGTGATTCTACTTCAGCTTCGGCAACTAATGAGGGACAATCTGATTTAGATAAATTAAAAGAACAACTTAAAGATAAGTAA
- a CDS encoding type ISP restriction/modification enzyme — translation MIGEAIQSLQQQLLFAGNYKAEAQENGKEMIKAFKKSFFSTFNIDDLLRLISEHVVSKQILFSLKDKSALQAVFSDHIYILFEEIIEQFSENEVLSDTQNQLKTTIDVLLQNGQNKEELFTQLMGREEGEPLPNYFLGMFKSLMRKHLNNSGKDAQYLYPSFTLPPFLDIEAKSNTLVCYDLLVYYWSTVNATESNRSFGNSLSFVDILPQGQKHLNFAEEDSNLNKLTNLNRDPVQIVFGTIQQMSLGNRTAHKEWTSRVKKVFSSDQKRNPVSYWLLWAKERLGNNGILVIRGDHSLAAAPEFKQWRQQTKSICSRVYIQAHLYSNQIIYCFIFSKDDEHEGVYYAPSYLEDFSPISNDSDDWITLSSEEYSKFLCLYSQKEKSIFNQSVATIQLKNKTWFTDFNKQQLKDKLKVFEKSQKKGNTLKLDDQLSKFDEKNIIRAYVKPFTKKWIYASELDVSTWESSHLLGFNKENPSLVLSANQEYGFESIPCTSPILSDFFERKQRNTILPLKVYKEDGSSSENISDWALNRFKQYYLPRLPEVGKTNTVSSILETLIPSLEQISRHTSRLPVLDKYTKTLFNYTEEEETPLEKVVATSNQLTTKMLQLYKNMPQKKQLVTDISSAVNSISEKINTIEKVKIEREYKEALLTKENIFYYTFAIVSHPLYKIDYEKELIALPPRIPLLNDFWKWAKIGKECFKASIYTNELTSEVQVVEGDDIDKANNYKINSSQFIKTPENYTKNTWGKSSIFDLIVHQFKERKPLNKALQKYFNDKVSKINCIELVKNIELQAQSYTKIKESLPESLFDHNGPIVRLKRRKK, via the coding sequence TTGATAGGAGAAGCTATTCAAAGCTTACAGCAGCAATTATTATTTGCAGGTAATTACAAAGCTGAAGCCCAAGAAAATGGAAAAGAGATGATCAAGGCTTTTAAAAAGTCTTTCTTTTCTACATTTAATATAGATGACTTATTAAGATTGATCAGTGAGCATGTTGTGAGTAAACAAATTCTTTTTTCTTTGAAAGATAAGAGTGCGTTACAGGCTGTATTCTCTGATCATATATATATACTTTTTGAAGAAATTATTGAGCAATTCTCTGAGAATGAAGTTCTCTCTGATACTCAAAATCAATTAAAAACAACAATTGATGTTTTACTTCAAAATGGACAAAATAAAGAAGAGCTTTTCACTCAATTAATGGGTAGAGAAGAAGGCGAACCTTTACCTAATTATTTCTTAGGAATGTTTAAATCTCTTATGAGAAAACATTTAAATAATTCTGGAAAAGACGCCCAATATTTATACCCTTCTTTTACCTTACCTCCTTTTTTAGATATTGAAGCTAAATCTAACACTTTAGTATGTTACGACTTGCTTGTTTATTATTGGAGTACTGTAAATGCGACAGAGAGTAACCGTTCTTTCGGAAACAGTTTAAGCTTTGTAGATATTTTACCTCAAGGGCAAAAACATTTAAATTTTGCTGAAGAAGACTCAAACTTAAATAAATTAACCAACCTAAACCGTGACCCTGTTCAGATTGTATTTGGTACAATTCAGCAAATGTCTTTAGGAAATAGAACAGCTCATAAAGAATGGACAAGTAGAGTTAAGAAAGTTTTCTCTTCAGATCAGAAAAGGAATCCTGTATCGTATTGGTTATTATGGGCTAAAGAACGTCTTGGTAATAATGGCATTTTAGTTATTAGAGGTGATCATTCTCTAGCAGCAGCTCCAGAATTTAAGCAATGGAGACAGCAAACTAAATCAATTTGTAGTAGAGTTTATATTCAAGCACATTTATACTCCAATCAAATTATATATTGTTTTATTTTTAGTAAAGATGATGAACATGAGGGCGTTTATTATGCTCCTAGCTATCTAGAAGACTTCTCTCCCATTAGCAACGATTCTGATGATTGGATTACATTATCTTCTGAAGAATATAGTAAGTTTCTTTGCTTATATAGTCAGAAAGAGAAAAGTATATTTAACCAATCTGTCGCTACAATTCAGCTTAAAAACAAGACTTGGTTTACAGATTTTAATAAACAACAATTAAAAGATAAGCTCAAAGTTTTTGAGAAAAGTCAAAAGAAAGGTAACACCCTCAAATTAGATGACCAACTATCTAAATTTGATGAAAAGAATATAATACGTGCTTACGTAAAACCATTTACAAAAAAATGGATTTATGCTTCAGAATTAGATGTTTCAACCTGGGAGAGTAGTCACCTCTTAGGTTTTAATAAAGAAAATCCTTCTTTGGTATTATCTGCTAATCAAGAATATGGTTTTGAAAGCATTCCTTGTACATCTCCAATATTATCAGATTTTTTTGAAAGAAAACAAAGGAATACCATATTACCACTTAAGGTTTACAAAGAAGACGGTTCTTCTTCAGAAAACATTAGTGATTGGGCACTTAATCGTTTTAAACAGTATTACTTACCTAGACTACCAGAAGTAGGAAAAACAAATACTGTTTCATCAATTTTAGAAACTCTTATTCCTAGTTTAGAACAAATTTCACGACATACTTCTAGGTTACCAGTTTTAGATAAATACACTAAAACACTTTTTAATTATACAGAAGAAGAAGAAACGCCACTTGAAAAAGTAGTTGCGACCTCCAATCAATTAACTACTAAAATGCTGCAGTTGTATAAAAATATGCCTCAGAAAAAGCAATTAGTGACTGATATTTCTTCTGCTGTAAATAGTATCTCAGAAAAAATTAATACAATAGAAAAAGTTAAAATTGAAAGAGAGTACAAAGAGGCACTTCTTACAAAAGAAAATATCTTCTATTACACTTTTGCAATTGTATCACATCCTCTTTATAAAATTGATTACGAAAAAGAACTTATTGCCCTACCACCTAGGATTCCATTATTAAATGATTTTTGGAAATGGGCAAAAATTGGGAAAGAGTGTTTTAAAGCATCTATTTATACAAATGAGTTAACTTCTGAAGTTCAAGTTGTAGAAGGAGATGATATTGACAAAGCAAATAATTATAAGATAAACAGTTCTCAATTTATTAAAACACCAGAAAATTACACAAAAAATACTTGGGGAAAAAGCAGTATTTTTGATCTGATTGTACATCAGTTTAAAGAACGAAAACCGCTAAATAAAGCATTACAGAAATACTTTAATGATAAGGTTTCTAAAATTAATTGTATTGAATTAGTAAAAAATATAGAACTGCAAGCACAGTCATATACTAAAATTAAAGAATCACTTCCAGAATCGTTATTTGATCACAATGGACCAATTGTTAGACTAAAACGCAGAAAGAAATAA
- a CDS encoding HIRAN domain-containing protein, with protein sequence MVKPVYNIKDHDLLSLLQKTLLFEGFVAGYKFYSENDLEWEVMRNKLNLVRYSNNEFDDNAVAVFAGDKMIGYVPKANSKTIAECLDKGEELYSELIHVDPVAADKNKVFFKIWRFKETH encoded by the coding sequence ATGGTTAAGCCTGTTTATAACATAAAGGACCACGATTTACTATCATTACTACAAAAGACTTTGCTATTTGAAGGGTTCGTTGCAGGATATAAATTTTATTCTGAAAATGACTTGGAATGGGAAGTGATGCGAAATAAATTAAACTTAGTTCGTTATTCAAATAATGAATTTGATGACAACGCTGTTGCAGTTTTTGCAGGTGATAAGATGATCGGATATGTTCCAAAAGCTAATAGTAAAACTATTGCAGAATGTTTAGATAAAGGAGAAGAACTTTATTCTGAACTGATTCATGTAGACCCTGTTGCTGCAGATAAAAATAAAGTGTTCTTTAAAATTTGGCGATTTAAAGAAACACATTAA
- the polA gene encoding DNA polymerase I, translating to MKKLFLLDGMALIFRAHFALIRNPRINSKGVNTSAPMGFVNSLLEILKKQNPTHIAVSFDLPAPTFRHKMFSEYKANRQETPEDISIAIPIVKKIVDAFNIPRIEMEGFEADDVIGTLATEASKRGFQTYMMTPDKDYAQLVDENTFLYRPSTKGGIEILGVNEVLEKFDLDRIDQVIDLLGLQGDAVDNIPGVPGVGPKTACKLLREYSTVEGIIEHSDELKGKLKERVQGNVEQALMSKELATIKLDVPVEFNEQELLISEPNKEELVKIFTELEFKTLLQRVFPGEKKTITPKKSIKAGEQASLFGGSTPSSSTSTIDTEEVVEEEVIIEKSTIATVNKNYRLIDSPERYEELVSYLSRQKEFAFDTETTSLDALEAEVVGMSFSATKDEAYYVPVPLDKEQANNIYTYFKPLFANQEILKIGQNLKYDLQVLETANVEVKGPFFDTMLAHYLLEPDKRHGMDAISEVYLNYVPVSIETILGKKGKKQKNMKDMSVQEVYEYACEDADVTLQLKEVFEPLLKDKGLDKLFSDLEMPLMETLKDMEREGVNLNVESLEKYSVELAESVEQLEKEIYILAEEEFTISSPKQLGIVLFEKMKLVDKPKKTKTGQYATGEEVLQGLRNHEIVGKILDFRQLNKLKSTYVDALPKLIKSDGRVHTTYNQAIAATGRLSSTDPNLQNIPIKTSRGREIRKAFVARNNDYTFVAADYSQVELRIMAAFSGDKEMIDAFKNGRDIHTATAAKVFNVAESDVDTEMRRKAKTANFGIIYGVSAFGLSQQLNIPRSEAKALIDAYWEEFPSVKKYMDDVIGKARDNEYVETLMGRRRYLRDINSRNFTVRGMAERNAINAPIQGTAADIIKKAMIEIQAWMKSEGLKSKMILQVHDELIFDTHNDELELLKAKIKELMEGAYDIGVPLEVEIGEGKNWLEAH from the coding sequence ATGAAAAAATTATTTCTGCTTGATGGCATGGCATTGATTTTCCGAGCCCACTTTGCTTTAATACGTAATCCACGTATCAATTCTAAAGGAGTAAATACAAGTGCACCTATGGGGTTTGTAAATTCTCTATTAGAAATTTTAAAAAAGCAGAATCCTACTCATATAGCGGTATCTTTTGATTTACCAGCCCCAACATTCCGACATAAAATGTTTAGTGAATACAAGGCAAATAGACAAGAGACACCTGAAGATATATCAATTGCTATTCCAATTGTGAAGAAAATTGTTGATGCTTTTAATATTCCTAGAATTGAAATGGAAGGTTTTGAAGCAGATGATGTTATTGGAACATTAGCAACAGAAGCTTCTAAAAGGGGTTTTCAGACGTATATGATGACGCCTGATAAGGACTATGCTCAATTAGTTGATGAGAATACTTTCTTGTATCGTCCATCTACGAAAGGAGGGATTGAAATTTTAGGCGTAAATGAAGTTCTTGAGAAATTTGATTTAGATCGTATTGACCAAGTAATTGATTTATTAGGTTTACAAGGTGATGCTGTTGATAATATTCCGGGGGTTCCTGGTGTAGGACCAAAGACAGCTTGTAAGCTTTTAAGAGAATATAGTACTGTTGAAGGTATAATTGAACATTCTGATGAACTGAAAGGTAAACTTAAGGAACGCGTTCAGGGAAACGTAGAACAGGCATTAATGTCTAAAGAGTTAGCCACTATTAAATTAGATGTTCCTGTAGAATTTAATGAACAAGAGTTACTTATATCTGAACCTAATAAGGAAGAACTTGTAAAGATATTTACAGAATTAGAGTTTAAAACCTTACTTCAGAGAGTTTTCCCTGGAGAAAAGAAAACAATAACTCCAAAAAAATCTATCAAAGCAGGTGAACAAGCGTCTTTATTTGGAGGGAGTACTCCAAGTTCTTCAACGTCTACAATAGACACAGAAGAAGTTGTAGAGGAGGAAGTAATAATAGAAAAATCTACAATAGCTACTGTAAATAAAAATTATAGATTAATAGATTCTCCGGAGAGATACGAAGAATTAGTTAGTTATTTAAGTAGACAAAAAGAATTTGCTTTTGATACAGAGACAACCTCTTTAGATGCTTTAGAAGCAGAAGTTGTTGGGATGTCTTTTAGTGCGACTAAGGATGAAGCATACTATGTTCCAGTTCCATTAGACAAAGAACAAGCAAATAATATATATACTTACTTTAAACCTCTTTTTGCAAATCAAGAAATACTTAAGATAGGTCAGAATTTAAAATATGATCTACAAGTACTTGAAACTGCTAATGTAGAGGTTAAAGGGCCTTTCTTTGATACCATGCTTGCACATTATCTGTTAGAGCCAGATAAACGCCATGGTATGGATGCAATTTCTGAAGTATATCTAAATTATGTTCCTGTATCAATAGAAACTATTTTAGGTAAAAAAGGAAAGAAGCAAAAGAACATGAAAGATATGTCTGTTCAGGAAGTATATGAATATGCTTGTGAAGATGCAGATGTAACACTTCAATTAAAAGAAGTTTTTGAGCCACTTTTAAAAGATAAAGGACTTGATAAGTTGTTCTCCGATCTTGAAATGCCTTTAATGGAGACATTAAAAGATATGGAAAGAGAGGGTGTTAATCTTAATGTAGAATCATTAGAAAAATATTCTGTAGAGTTAGCAGAATCTGTTGAGCAATTAGAAAAAGAGATTTACATCTTAGCTGAAGAAGAGTTTACAATCTCTTCTCCTAAACAGCTAGGAATAGTACTTTTTGAAAAAATGAAGCTTGTTGATAAACCCAAAAAGACAAAAACGGGACAATATGCAACAGGAGAAGAAGTACTACAAGGTTTAAGGAATCATGAAATTGTCGGTAAAATTTTAGATTTCCGTCAATTGAATAAATTGAAAAGTACTTATGTAGACGCACTTCCTAAACTGATTAAATCAGATGGTAGAGTACATACTACTTATAATCAGGCAATAGCTGCTACTGGGCGTCTTTCATCTACAGATCCAAACTTGCAGAACATACCAATTAAAACATCAAGAGGTAGAGAAATCAGAAAAGCATTTGTCGCTAGAAATAACGATTATACTTTTGTTGCTGCCGATTATTCTCAAGTAGAATTAAGAATTATGGCTGCTTTTAGTGGTGATAAGGAAATGATTGATGCGTTTAAAAATGGTAGAGATATCCATACAGCAACTGCAGCAAAAGTATTTAATGTAGCAGAAAGTGATGTGGATACAGAGATGCGTAGAAAAGCAAAAACAGCCAATTTTGGTATTATCTATGGTGTATCTGCTTTTGGTTTATCGCAACAATTAAATATACCTAGAAGTGAAGCAAAAGCATTAATTGATGCTTATTGGGAAGAATTCCCTTCTGTTAAAAAGTATATGGATGATGTGATTGGGAAGGCCAGAGATAATGAATATGTAGAAACATTAATGGGCAGAAGAAGATATCTAAGAGATATTAATTCTAGAAACTTCACCGTGCGTGGTATGGCTGAAAGAAATGCTATCAATGCACCTATTCAAGGTACGGCGGCTGATATTATCAAAAAAGCAATGATTGAAATTCAGGCTTGGATGAAATCGGAAGGGTTGAAATCTAAGATGATCTTACAAGTTCATGATGAATTAATATTTGATACTCATAATGATGAACTAGAACTCTTAAAAGCCAAAATTAAGGAATTAATGGAAGGTGCTTATGACATTGGAGTTCCTTTAGAAGTAGAGATTGGAGAAGGAAAAAACTGGTTAGAAGCCCACTGA
- a CDS encoding glycosyltransferase, protein MHLKERPLLIEGAWEVCNQVGGIYTVIKSKILNVLSTVGDENYCLIGPYVSDNVSAIFEPIDDQGDDLVSKTVRSLRAKGYEVFYGRWLVSGRPRVILFNPLNEAWKLGDIKKSYWESHNIPSFDGDALYDQTLMLSSQITDFFQELDNTNQGKQKVIAHMHEWMVGLPIPEIRRRKLNIKAVFTTHATLLGRYLAMNDPEFYNHLEKGVYNWEKEATHFNILPQVAIERAAAHGAHTFSTVSRLTAVECKYLLGRDTDAIVPNGININRFEALHESQNLHQTYKQKIHEFVMGHFFQSYSFDLNNTLYFFTSGRYEYKNKGFDLTLEALARLNHKLKVNNINKTVVTFFITKKDYDSINPIELESRAVLGEIRKICDAMEKSVGERLFYVASKGDVYETPSIEDLIPESLRLQLRRTVQSWKSSRLPFITTHNLKDDSKDDILNFARQSGLLNYESDRVKLVYHPDFVSSMNPLFGIDYDEFVRGCHLGVFPSYYEPWGYTPMECVARGIPAVTSDLAGFGDFVINDLKRTKVEGIEVIHRKNSDYSHSAEELANYMYDFVTTDRRDRISQRNTVEQSSIHFDWNELYKYYVEAYNMTLER, encoded by the coding sequence ATGCATTTAAAAGAACGTCCTCTTCTTATTGAAGGAGCTTGGGAGGTGTGTAACCAAGTAGGTGGAATTTACACCGTTATAAAATCTAAGATATTAAATGTTTTATCTACTGTTGGAGATGAAAATTATTGTTTAATAGGGCCTTATGTTAGTGATAACGTATCCGCAATCTTTGAACCAATTGATGACCAAGGTGATGATCTTGTATCAAAGACTGTTAGATCTTTAAGAGCTAAAGGATATGAGGTATTTTATGGTAGATGGTTAGTTTCTGGTCGTCCAAGAGTTATACTTTTCAACCCTCTAAACGAAGCATGGAAGTTAGGAGATATCAAAAAATCATATTGGGAAAGTCATAATATTCCTTCTTTCGATGGAGACGCACTGTATGATCAAACATTAATGCTTTCTAGTCAGATTACAGACTTCTTCCAAGAGCTTGATAATACTAACCAAGGTAAGCAAAAGGTGATTGCTCATATGCATGAGTGGATGGTCGGTTTACCAATTCCTGAAATCAGAAGAAGAAAGCTAAATATTAAAGCTGTATTTACTACTCACGCTACTCTTCTTGGTCGTTATTTAGCAATGAATGATCCTGAATTTTATAACCACTTAGAGAAAGGTGTTTATAATTGGGAAAAAGAAGCTACACATTTTAATATTTTACCTCAAGTTGCTATAGAAAGGGCAGCTGCACATGGAGCACATACATTTTCTACTGTAAGTAGACTAACTGCTGTAGAATGTAAATATTTATTAGGTAGAGATACTGATGCTATTGTTCCAAACGGTATTAATATTAATCGTTTTGAGGCACTACACGAATCTCAAAACTTACATCAAACATATAAACAAAAAATCCATGAGTTTGTAATGGGACATTTCTTCCAATCTTACTCATTTGATTTAAATAATACTTTGTACTTCTTCACCTCTGGTAGATATGAGTACAAAAACAAAGGTTTTGATTTAACTTTAGAAGCATTAGCTCGTTTAAATCATAAACTTAAAGTAAATAACATCAACAAAACTGTTGTCACGTTCTTTATCACTAAAAAAGATTACGATTCGATTAATCCAATTGAGTTAGAATCTAGAGCAGTGTTAGGTGAAATCAGAAAAATTTGTGATGCAATGGAAAAAAGTGTTGGAGAACGCTTATTCTATGTAGCATCTAAAGGTGATGTTTACGAAACACCAAGTATAGAAGATTTAATTCCAGAAAGTTTACGTTTACAATTAAGACGTACTGTACAATCATGGAAAAGTTCTAGACTTCCGTTCATAACAACACACAATTTAAAAGATGATAGCAAAGATGATATCTTGAACTTTGCTCGTCAATCTGGTCTTTTAAATTACGAAAGTGACCGCGTAAAACTTGTTTATCATCCCGATTTTGTTTCTTCTATGAATCCATTATTCGGAATTGATTATGATGAGTTTGTTAGAGGTTGTCATTTAGGGGTCTTCCCTTCTTATTATGAGCCGTGGGGTTATACTCCTATGGAATGTGTTGCAAGAGGAATACCTGCAGTTACTTCTGATTTAGCTGGTTTTGGTGACTTTGTGATCAACGATCTAAAGCGTACTAAAGTAGAAGGTATCGAAGTAATTCATAGAAAAAATAGTGATTACTCTCATTCTGCAGAGGAACTTGCTAATTATATGTATGATTTTGTTACTACAGACCGTAGAGATCGAATATCTCAAAGAAATACTGTAGAGCAATCTTCTATTCATTTCGACTGGAACGAACTTTATAAGTACTATGTAGAAGCCTACAATATGACTTTAGAAAGATAA